The following proteins are encoded in a genomic region of Ctenopharyngodon idella isolate HZGC_01 chromosome 12, HZGC01, whole genome shotgun sequence:
- the plekhm1 gene encoding pleckstrin homology domain-containing family M member 1 isoform X2, which produces MLATQTPESGPEAKDVKQWIKEKIARTLKALQKRYITTDTAVTSEDLEANLLCCALEAAFIHGIKSKFIRYDGGNSRKGGSRGALPQPVFWSLLKTVTHRDVVQELERLSFINSDIGRCRAWVRLALNDGLLECYLTSLLREGSNLSSYYQPGALLLDPEDREVLLTLLQGLASMTFQLSYKSAVLNEWTNTPLVLAGLCPPTPADEHLLGPKRKESWDTVSQSSGGSGSSDWAQEAIQRESRKEQSEGCETSTPLTSSNLSLNTSGSSQLSSSLSSDSLLQGQEPRSPEKERWSCETEVSHKAQPNTVTEENGSSSQDLKKEDFDMFMPAPHILSDSAKHAVEGKTDISETDTHQLDAHVTEGSKAGSEKTSAEALQETQEGTAEESEIIVKTTRLKVKHAVTETPEREQKRENRDSSVESPSVSTLPETVETTSDLKDPDTLLPETSAAPSSVEQPRHAAYRRSTSTKSTSWISEDDFYKPQETGSSEAYAVIDITQSNGQVTPTSEPDTLQPPPSVVHRRQNGLPNPFRGLLKLGQLERRSAVGMWWDYYCELSPFELRLYINAEERICYENLSLLRCEDVHLSSGTEGRFRLTFLGKRIYLRAPSPGEAEDWVDRIMEAISKLRPMMKDEQWEVLQTSSDQEVPSPAPSSPERTISELPDPPQLDWTRHKDPELDAIKEAVVYQNLEEKGWRPLVLSLSLETLRGYRVQDDSKTLLFSYPIGTIRDVVPDVSLGSPAFFKILTARDTMTLRAESGEEARGWRSLIRGALDSYLETEDDGAVQGVSSPGSGHGGSVHKLVQHRLKGDGALLAHLSEVPKERGLDAQNYKCAGCPRQIGVSLGRARLCEFSGQYYCDSCHQGDATIIPSRMVHNWDLTTREVSRQAFKLLTQIEHEPLLNLDVLNPDLFDHTDIMATVQTLRQKLRFLGDYIRICRSGISKKIQPRLQQRTYLLDNCDVYSVLDLQQIADGHYESYLQSLIEFGSKHVHNCDLCTQRGFICQICNSDTIIFPFQFDSTSRCNVCKTVFHSSCKAKCSVCPRCVRIQKYLERDLED; this is translated from the exons ATGCTGGCCACCCAAACACCTGAGAGCGGCCCAGAGGCAAAAGATGTCAAACAG TGGATCAAGGAAAAGATCGCACGGACGCTAAAAGCCCTGCAGAAGCGTTACATCACCACAGACACGGCGGTCACCAGCGAGGACTTGGAGGCGAACCTGCTGTGTTGTGCTTTGGAGGCGGCTTTCATCCATGGAATCAAGAGCAAGTTCATCAGATATGATGGAGGTAATTCGCGCAAAGGAGGATCACGAGGAGCACTTCCTCAACCTGTCTTCTGGAGCCTGTTGAAGACCGTCACACACAG GGATGTAGTTCAAGAACTGGAACGTTTAAGCTTCATAAACTCAGACATTGGTCGCTGCAGAGCATGGGTTCGCCTGGCTCTAAATGATGGGCTTCTGGAGTGTTACCTGACATCGCTGCTTCGCGAGGGGTCCAACTTGAGCTCCTACTACCAGCCCGGGGCTCTTCTGCTGGACCCGGAGGACCGCGAGGTTCTTCTCACCCTGCTGCAGGGCTTGGCCTCGATGACCTTCCAGCTCTCCTATAAATCAGCTGTGCTGAATGAGTGGACTAACACACCACTGGTCCTCGCAGGCCTTTGCCCCCCCACGCCTGCCGACGAGCACCTTCTTGGCCCTAAACGCAAGGAGTCATGGGATACGGTCTCACAGTCATCCGGGGGGTCCGGAAGCTCAGACTGGGCTCAGGAAGCGATCCAGAGGGAGTCGAGGAAAGAGCAGAGCGAGGGATGTGAAACGAGCACTCCACTTACCTCATCAAACCTTAGTCTGAATACGTCAGGATCGTCACAGCTGTCCTCCAGCCTGAGCTCTGATAGTCTGCTTCAGGGTCAGGAGCCCAGGAGTCCTGAAAAAGAACGCTGGAGTTGTGAAACGGAAGTCAGCCACAAAGCACAACCAAACACTGTTACAGA AGAGAACGGCTCCTCTAGTCAGGATTTGAAGAAGGAAGACTTTGATATGTTCATGCCAGCTCCACACATTCTGAGTGACTCTGCCAAACATGCTGTTGAAGGAAAAACTGACATTTCTGAAACAGACACACATCAATTGGATGCACACGTCACAGAGGGATCTAAAGCGGGCTCGGAAAAGACATCAGCTGAAGCGTTACAGGAGACACAAGAAGGAACGGCGGAAGAATCCGAGATTATAGTTAAAACCACAAGACTAAAAGTTAAACATGCAGTCACTGAGACTCCAGAAAGGGAGCAGAAAAGAGAGAACAGAGACTCATCTGTTGAGTCCCCTTCGGTTTCTACATTACCCGAGACTGTTGAGACGACCTCTGACCTTAAAGACCCTGACACTCTTCTTCCAGAGACCTCTGCTGCTCCTAGTTCAGTGGAACAACCCCGACATGCTGCATACAGACGATCCACAAGTACT AAATCCACATCTTGGATATCAGAGGATGACTTCTACAAGCCACAAGAAACGGGCAGTTCTGAAGCATATGCCGTCATTGACATCACACAATCGAACGGGCAGGTGACGCCTACCTCTGAACCAGACACCCTCCAGCCACCACCTAGTGTAGTGCACCGGAGACAGAACG gtcTTCCTAACCCGTTCAGGGGTTTGCTGAAGCTGGGTCAGCTGGAGCGGCGCAGTGCGGTGGGCATGTGGTGGGATTACTACTGCGAGCTCTCTCCGTTTGAGCTGCGGCTTTACATCAATGCAGAGGAGCGCATCTGCTACGAAAACCTGTCCCTGCTGCGCTGCGAAGACGTCCACCTGTCCTCCGGCACCGAGGGCCGTTTTCGGCTCACCTTCCTAGGCAAAAGAATCTACCTGCGTGCCCCATCTCCAGGGGAGGCCGAAGACTGGGTCGATCGCATCATGGAGGCCATCAGCAAACTACGTCCCATGATGAAAGACGAACAGTGGGAGGTGCTGCAAACATCCAGTGATCAGGAAGTCCCCTCGCCGGCACCCTCAAGCCCTGAACGCACCATCTCAGAACTTCCAGATCCACCTCAGTTAGATTGGACCCGTCATAAAGACCCAGAACTAGATGCAATAAAGGAAGCGGTGGTCTATCAGAACTTGGAGGAGAAGGGTTGGCGGCCTCTTGTGCTCTCGCTCTCCCTGGAGACCCTCAGAGGTTACCGGGTCCAAGATGACTCCAAGACGCTGCTCTTCTCATACCCCATTGGGACCATTAGGGATGTGGTTCCAGATGTTTCTCTAGGCAGTCCTGCGTTTTTTAAGATTCTGACTGCGCGGGACACAATGACGCTGAGGGCAGAGAGCGGCGAGGAAGCCCGAGGATGGAGGAGCCTGATCAGAGGAGCACTTGACTCGTATCTGGAGACGGAGGATGATGGAGCTGTTCAGGGTGTCTCTTCGCCCGGCAGCGGCCATGGAGGGAGTGTCCACAAACTGGTTCAACACAGACTGAAGGGTGACGGGGCGTTGCTGGCTCACTTGTCTGAGGTCCCTAAGGAGAGAGGACTAGACGCGCAAAATTACAAATGTGCAG GATGCCCTCGGCAGATCGGTGTGTCTCTGGGGAGAGCCAGACTCTGTGAGTTCTCAGGCCAGTACTACTGCGATTCCTGTCACCAAGGAGACGCAACCATCATCCCCTCCCGCATGGTGCACAACTGGGACCTGACAACACGTGAG GTCTCAAGACAAGCCTTTAAGTTGCTGACTCAAATAGAGCACGAGCCGCTTCTGAACCTTGACGTTTTGAATCCTGACCTGTTTGATCACACTGACATAATGGCTACGGTGCAAACCCTGAGGCAGAAACTTCGTTTCCTTGGAGACTACATCCGCATCTGCCGCAGCGGGATCAGCAAAAAAATCCAACccag ACTTCAGCAGAGGACATATTTATTGGATAACTGTGATGTATACAGTGTATTGGACTTGCAGCAG ATAGCAGACGGGCACTACGAATCTTACCTGCAGTCTCTGATTGAGTTTGGGTCCAAGCACGTGCACAACTGTGACCTTTGCACCCAGAGGGGCTTTATATGTCAAATCTGCAACTCCGACACCATCATCTTCCCTTTTCAGTTTGACAGCACTTCCAG GTGTAACGTCTGCAAGACGGTGTTTCATTCCTCCTGTAAGGCCAAGTGTTCGGTCTGTCCACGCTGTGTTCGAATACAAAAGTATTTAGAGAGAGACTTGGAGGACTAA
- the plekhm1 gene encoding pleckstrin homology domain-containing family M member 1 isoform X1 produces the protein MLATQTPESGPEAKDVKQWIKEKIARTLKALQKRYITTDTAVTSEDLEANLLCCALEAAFIHGIKSKFIRYDGGNSRKGGSRGALPQPVFWSLLKTVTHRDVVQELERLSFINSDIGRCRAWVRLALNDGLLECYLTSLLREGSNLSSYYQPGALLLDPEDREVLLTLLQGLASMTFQLSYKSAVLNEWTNTPLVLAGLCPPTPADEHLLGPKRKESWDTVSQSSGGSGSSDWAQEAIQRESRKEQSEGCETSTPLTSSNLSLNTSGSSQLSSSLSSDSLLQGQEPRSPEKERWSCETEVSHKAQPNTVTEENGSSSQDLKKEDFDMFMPAPHILSDSAKHAVEGKTDISETDTHQLDAHVTEGSKAGSEKTSAEALQETQEGTAEESEIIVKTTRLKVKHAVTETPEREQKRENRDSSVESPSVSTLPETVETTSDLKDPDTLLPETSAAPSSVEQPRHAAYRRSTSTVSRKTSSDSLYSSCKSTSWISEDDFYKPQETGSSEAYAVIDITQSNGQVTPTSEPDTLQPPPSVVHRRQNGLPNPFRGLLKLGQLERRSAVGMWWDYYCELSPFELRLYINAEERICYENLSLLRCEDVHLSSGTEGRFRLTFLGKRIYLRAPSPGEAEDWVDRIMEAISKLRPMMKDEQWEVLQTSSDQEVPSPAPSSPERTISELPDPPQLDWTRHKDPELDAIKEAVVYQNLEEKGWRPLVLSLSLETLRGYRVQDDSKTLLFSYPIGTIRDVVPDVSLGSPAFFKILTARDTMTLRAESGEEARGWRSLIRGALDSYLETEDDGAVQGVSSPGSGHGGSVHKLVQHRLKGDGALLAHLSEVPKERGLDAQNYKCAGCPRQIGVSLGRARLCEFSGQYYCDSCHQGDATIIPSRMVHNWDLTTREVSRQAFKLLTQIEHEPLLNLDVLNPDLFDHTDIMATVQTLRQKLRFLGDYIRICRSGISKKIQPRLQQRTYLLDNCDVYSVLDLQQIADGHYESYLQSLIEFGSKHVHNCDLCTQRGFICQICNSDTIIFPFQFDSTSRCNVCKTVFHSSCKAKCSVCPRCVRIQKYLERDLED, from the exons ATGCTGGCCACCCAAACACCTGAGAGCGGCCCAGAGGCAAAAGATGTCAAACAG TGGATCAAGGAAAAGATCGCACGGACGCTAAAAGCCCTGCAGAAGCGTTACATCACCACAGACACGGCGGTCACCAGCGAGGACTTGGAGGCGAACCTGCTGTGTTGTGCTTTGGAGGCGGCTTTCATCCATGGAATCAAGAGCAAGTTCATCAGATATGATGGAGGTAATTCGCGCAAAGGAGGATCACGAGGAGCACTTCCTCAACCTGTCTTCTGGAGCCTGTTGAAGACCGTCACACACAG GGATGTAGTTCAAGAACTGGAACGTTTAAGCTTCATAAACTCAGACATTGGTCGCTGCAGAGCATGGGTTCGCCTGGCTCTAAATGATGGGCTTCTGGAGTGTTACCTGACATCGCTGCTTCGCGAGGGGTCCAACTTGAGCTCCTACTACCAGCCCGGGGCTCTTCTGCTGGACCCGGAGGACCGCGAGGTTCTTCTCACCCTGCTGCAGGGCTTGGCCTCGATGACCTTCCAGCTCTCCTATAAATCAGCTGTGCTGAATGAGTGGACTAACACACCACTGGTCCTCGCAGGCCTTTGCCCCCCCACGCCTGCCGACGAGCACCTTCTTGGCCCTAAACGCAAGGAGTCATGGGATACGGTCTCACAGTCATCCGGGGGGTCCGGAAGCTCAGACTGGGCTCAGGAAGCGATCCAGAGGGAGTCGAGGAAAGAGCAGAGCGAGGGATGTGAAACGAGCACTCCACTTACCTCATCAAACCTTAGTCTGAATACGTCAGGATCGTCACAGCTGTCCTCCAGCCTGAGCTCTGATAGTCTGCTTCAGGGTCAGGAGCCCAGGAGTCCTGAAAAAGAACGCTGGAGTTGTGAAACGGAAGTCAGCCACAAAGCACAACCAAACACTGTTACAGA AGAGAACGGCTCCTCTAGTCAGGATTTGAAGAAGGAAGACTTTGATATGTTCATGCCAGCTCCACACATTCTGAGTGACTCTGCCAAACATGCTGTTGAAGGAAAAACTGACATTTCTGAAACAGACACACATCAATTGGATGCACACGTCACAGAGGGATCTAAAGCGGGCTCGGAAAAGACATCAGCTGAAGCGTTACAGGAGACACAAGAAGGAACGGCGGAAGAATCCGAGATTATAGTTAAAACCACAAGACTAAAAGTTAAACATGCAGTCACTGAGACTCCAGAAAGGGAGCAGAAAAGAGAGAACAGAGACTCATCTGTTGAGTCCCCTTCGGTTTCTACATTACCCGAGACTGTTGAGACGACCTCTGACCTTAAAGACCCTGACACTCTTCTTCCAGAGACCTCTGCTGCTCCTAGTTCAGTGGAACAACCCCGACATGCTGCATACAGACGATCCACAAGTACTGTAAGCAGGAAAACATCCTCAGACTCTCTGTATTCCTCCTGT AAATCCACATCTTGGATATCAGAGGATGACTTCTACAAGCCACAAGAAACGGGCAGTTCTGAAGCATATGCCGTCATTGACATCACACAATCGAACGGGCAGGTGACGCCTACCTCTGAACCAGACACCCTCCAGCCACCACCTAGTGTAGTGCACCGGAGACAGAACG gtcTTCCTAACCCGTTCAGGGGTTTGCTGAAGCTGGGTCAGCTGGAGCGGCGCAGTGCGGTGGGCATGTGGTGGGATTACTACTGCGAGCTCTCTCCGTTTGAGCTGCGGCTTTACATCAATGCAGAGGAGCGCATCTGCTACGAAAACCTGTCCCTGCTGCGCTGCGAAGACGTCCACCTGTCCTCCGGCACCGAGGGCCGTTTTCGGCTCACCTTCCTAGGCAAAAGAATCTACCTGCGTGCCCCATCTCCAGGGGAGGCCGAAGACTGGGTCGATCGCATCATGGAGGCCATCAGCAAACTACGTCCCATGATGAAAGACGAACAGTGGGAGGTGCTGCAAACATCCAGTGATCAGGAAGTCCCCTCGCCGGCACCCTCAAGCCCTGAACGCACCATCTCAGAACTTCCAGATCCACCTCAGTTAGATTGGACCCGTCATAAAGACCCAGAACTAGATGCAATAAAGGAAGCGGTGGTCTATCAGAACTTGGAGGAGAAGGGTTGGCGGCCTCTTGTGCTCTCGCTCTCCCTGGAGACCCTCAGAGGTTACCGGGTCCAAGATGACTCCAAGACGCTGCTCTTCTCATACCCCATTGGGACCATTAGGGATGTGGTTCCAGATGTTTCTCTAGGCAGTCCTGCGTTTTTTAAGATTCTGACTGCGCGGGACACAATGACGCTGAGGGCAGAGAGCGGCGAGGAAGCCCGAGGATGGAGGAGCCTGATCAGAGGAGCACTTGACTCGTATCTGGAGACGGAGGATGATGGAGCTGTTCAGGGTGTCTCTTCGCCCGGCAGCGGCCATGGAGGGAGTGTCCACAAACTGGTTCAACACAGACTGAAGGGTGACGGGGCGTTGCTGGCTCACTTGTCTGAGGTCCCTAAGGAGAGAGGACTAGACGCGCAAAATTACAAATGTGCAG GATGCCCTCGGCAGATCGGTGTGTCTCTGGGGAGAGCCAGACTCTGTGAGTTCTCAGGCCAGTACTACTGCGATTCCTGTCACCAAGGAGACGCAACCATCATCCCCTCCCGCATGGTGCACAACTGGGACCTGACAACACGTGAG GTCTCAAGACAAGCCTTTAAGTTGCTGACTCAAATAGAGCACGAGCCGCTTCTGAACCTTGACGTTTTGAATCCTGACCTGTTTGATCACACTGACATAATGGCTACGGTGCAAACCCTGAGGCAGAAACTTCGTTTCCTTGGAGACTACATCCGCATCTGCCGCAGCGGGATCAGCAAAAAAATCCAACccag ACTTCAGCAGAGGACATATTTATTGGATAACTGTGATGTATACAGTGTATTGGACTTGCAGCAG ATAGCAGACGGGCACTACGAATCTTACCTGCAGTCTCTGATTGAGTTTGGGTCCAAGCACGTGCACAACTGTGACCTTTGCACCCAGAGGGGCTTTATATGTCAAATCTGCAACTCCGACACCATCATCTTCCCTTTTCAGTTTGACAGCACTTCCAG GTGTAACGTCTGCAAGACGGTGTTTCATTCCTCCTGTAAGGCCAAGTGTTCGGTCTGTCCACGCTGTGTTCGAATACAAAAGTATTTAGAGAGAGACTTGGAGGACTAA
- the ifnphi4 gene encoding interferon phi 4, with translation MEEKTQHHPTQDHPTPAKNNRSIETAAAAAAHLPVESIISETREDNMNFQLLLLLSVCSVSSVLSCRWIKHKFQHHHGISLDLIKTMGEKIHNDHEDINPIPYEMINNHRKAETEKQILFVIQALVEIAGLFDDAVVPWDSTKLDDFLNIVHTQIDGLRSCGEYKMKRNKKLHLYFERLRQMTELNKEDGGKSWEIVRKRVISFMNQLEFFPFLTQV, from the exons ATGGAGGAGAAGACACAACATCATCCAACACAAGATCATCCAACACCAGCTAAGAACAACCGGAGTAttgaaacagcagcagcagcagcggctCATCTACCTGTGGAATCAATCATCAGTGAGACTCGAGAAGACAACATGAATTTTCAGCTCCTCCTCCTTCTGTCAGTGTGCAGTGTCAGCTCTGTGCTGAGCTGCAGATGGATAAAACACAAGTTTCAGCATCATCATGGAATCTCTTTGGATCTGATCAAAACGATG GGTGAGAAAATCCATAATGACCATGAGGACATCAACCCTATCCCATATGAGATGATCAATAACCACAGAAAAGCAGAG ACTGAGAAGCAGATCCTGTTCGTCATTCAGGCTCTGGTAGAGATCGCTGGCCTCTTCGACGATGCCGTCGTCCCCTGGGACTCTACAAAATTGGATGATTTCTTAAACATCGTCCATACACAGATTGATGGACTCCGCTCATGT GGTGAATACAAGATGAAGAGGAACAAAAAGCTGCATCTTTATTTTGAAAGACTGAGACAAATGACGGAGTTGAACAAG GAGGATGGAGGGAAAAGCTGGGAGATCGTCAGAAAACGGGTCATAAGTTTCATGAACCAGCTGGAGTTTTTCCCCTTCCTCACTCAGGTTTAA
- the plekhm1 gene encoding pleckstrin homology domain-containing family M member 1 isoform X3 gives MLATQTPESGPEAKDVKQWIKEKIARTLKALQKRYITTDTAVTSEDLEANLLCCALEAAFIHGIKSKFIRYDGGNSRKGGSRGALPQPVFWSLLKTVTHRDVVQELERLSFINSDIGRCRAWVRLALNDGLLECYLTSLLREGSNLSSYYQPGALLLDPEDREVLLTLLQGLASMTFQLSYKSAVLNEWTNTPLVLAGLCPPTPADEHLLGPKRKESWDTVSQSSGGSGSSDWAQEAIQRESRKEQSEGCETSTPLTSSNLSLNTSGSSQLSSSLSSDSLLQGQEPRSPEKERWSCETEVSHKAQPNTVTEENGSSSQDLKKEDFDMFMPAPHILSDSAKHAVEGKTDISETDTHQLDAHVTEGSKAGSEKTSAEALQETQEGTAEESEIIVKTTRLKVKHAVTETPEREQKRENRDSSVESPSVSTLPETVETTSDLKDPDTLLPETSAAPSSVEQPRHAAYRRSTSTVSRKTSSDSLYSSCKSTSWISEDDFYKPQETGSSEAYAVIDITQSNGQVTPTSEPDTLQPPPSVVHRRQNGLPNPFRGLLKLGQLERRSAVGMWWDYYCELSPFELRLYINAEERICYENLSLLRCEDVHLSSGTEGRFRLTFLGKRIYLRAPSPGEAEDWVDRIMEAISKLRPMMKDEQWEVLQTSSDQEVPSPAPSSPERTISELPDPPQLDWTRHKDPELDAIKEAVVYQNLEEKGWRPLVLSLSLETLRGYRVQDDSKTLLFSYPIGTIRDVVPDVSLGSPAFFKILTARDTMTLRAESGEEARGWRSLIRGALDSYLETEDDGAVQGVSSPGSGHGGSVHKLVQHRLKGDGALLAHLSEVPKERGLDAQNYKCAGCPRQIGVSLGRARLCEFSGQYYCDSCHQGDATIIPSRMVHNWDLTTREVSRQAFKLLTQIEHEPLLNLDVLNPDLFDHTDIMATVQTLRQKLRFLGDYIRICRSGISKKIQPR, from the exons ATGCTGGCCACCCAAACACCTGAGAGCGGCCCAGAGGCAAAAGATGTCAAACAG TGGATCAAGGAAAAGATCGCACGGACGCTAAAAGCCCTGCAGAAGCGTTACATCACCACAGACACGGCGGTCACCAGCGAGGACTTGGAGGCGAACCTGCTGTGTTGTGCTTTGGAGGCGGCTTTCATCCATGGAATCAAGAGCAAGTTCATCAGATATGATGGAGGTAATTCGCGCAAAGGAGGATCACGAGGAGCACTTCCTCAACCTGTCTTCTGGAGCCTGTTGAAGACCGTCACACACAG GGATGTAGTTCAAGAACTGGAACGTTTAAGCTTCATAAACTCAGACATTGGTCGCTGCAGAGCATGGGTTCGCCTGGCTCTAAATGATGGGCTTCTGGAGTGTTACCTGACATCGCTGCTTCGCGAGGGGTCCAACTTGAGCTCCTACTACCAGCCCGGGGCTCTTCTGCTGGACCCGGAGGACCGCGAGGTTCTTCTCACCCTGCTGCAGGGCTTGGCCTCGATGACCTTCCAGCTCTCCTATAAATCAGCTGTGCTGAATGAGTGGACTAACACACCACTGGTCCTCGCAGGCCTTTGCCCCCCCACGCCTGCCGACGAGCACCTTCTTGGCCCTAAACGCAAGGAGTCATGGGATACGGTCTCACAGTCATCCGGGGGGTCCGGAAGCTCAGACTGGGCTCAGGAAGCGATCCAGAGGGAGTCGAGGAAAGAGCAGAGCGAGGGATGTGAAACGAGCACTCCACTTACCTCATCAAACCTTAGTCTGAATACGTCAGGATCGTCACAGCTGTCCTCCAGCCTGAGCTCTGATAGTCTGCTTCAGGGTCAGGAGCCCAGGAGTCCTGAAAAAGAACGCTGGAGTTGTGAAACGGAAGTCAGCCACAAAGCACAACCAAACACTGTTACAGA AGAGAACGGCTCCTCTAGTCAGGATTTGAAGAAGGAAGACTTTGATATGTTCATGCCAGCTCCACACATTCTGAGTGACTCTGCCAAACATGCTGTTGAAGGAAAAACTGACATTTCTGAAACAGACACACATCAATTGGATGCACACGTCACAGAGGGATCTAAAGCGGGCTCGGAAAAGACATCAGCTGAAGCGTTACAGGAGACACAAGAAGGAACGGCGGAAGAATCCGAGATTATAGTTAAAACCACAAGACTAAAAGTTAAACATGCAGTCACTGAGACTCCAGAAAGGGAGCAGAAAAGAGAGAACAGAGACTCATCTGTTGAGTCCCCTTCGGTTTCTACATTACCCGAGACTGTTGAGACGACCTCTGACCTTAAAGACCCTGACACTCTTCTTCCAGAGACCTCTGCTGCTCCTAGTTCAGTGGAACAACCCCGACATGCTGCATACAGACGATCCACAAGTACTGTAAGCAGGAAAACATCCTCAGACTCTCTGTATTCCTCCTGT AAATCCACATCTTGGATATCAGAGGATGACTTCTACAAGCCACAAGAAACGGGCAGTTCTGAAGCATATGCCGTCATTGACATCACACAATCGAACGGGCAGGTGACGCCTACCTCTGAACCAGACACCCTCCAGCCACCACCTAGTGTAGTGCACCGGAGACAGAACG gtcTTCCTAACCCGTTCAGGGGTTTGCTGAAGCTGGGTCAGCTGGAGCGGCGCAGTGCGGTGGGCATGTGGTGGGATTACTACTGCGAGCTCTCTCCGTTTGAGCTGCGGCTTTACATCAATGCAGAGGAGCGCATCTGCTACGAAAACCTGTCCCTGCTGCGCTGCGAAGACGTCCACCTGTCCTCCGGCACCGAGGGCCGTTTTCGGCTCACCTTCCTAGGCAAAAGAATCTACCTGCGTGCCCCATCTCCAGGGGAGGCCGAAGACTGGGTCGATCGCATCATGGAGGCCATCAGCAAACTACGTCCCATGATGAAAGACGAACAGTGGGAGGTGCTGCAAACATCCAGTGATCAGGAAGTCCCCTCGCCGGCACCCTCAAGCCCTGAACGCACCATCTCAGAACTTCCAGATCCACCTCAGTTAGATTGGACCCGTCATAAAGACCCAGAACTAGATGCAATAAAGGAAGCGGTGGTCTATCAGAACTTGGAGGAGAAGGGTTGGCGGCCTCTTGTGCTCTCGCTCTCCCTGGAGACCCTCAGAGGTTACCGGGTCCAAGATGACTCCAAGACGCTGCTCTTCTCATACCCCATTGGGACCATTAGGGATGTGGTTCCAGATGTTTCTCTAGGCAGTCCTGCGTTTTTTAAGATTCTGACTGCGCGGGACACAATGACGCTGAGGGCAGAGAGCGGCGAGGAAGCCCGAGGATGGAGGAGCCTGATCAGAGGAGCACTTGACTCGTATCTGGAGACGGAGGATGATGGAGCTGTTCAGGGTGTCTCTTCGCCCGGCAGCGGCCATGGAGGGAGTGTCCACAAACTGGTTCAACACAGACTGAAGGGTGACGGGGCGTTGCTGGCTCACTTGTCTGAGGTCCCTAAGGAGAGAGGACTAGACGCGCAAAATTACAAATGTGCAG GATGCCCTCGGCAGATCGGTGTGTCTCTGGGGAGAGCCAGACTCTGTGAGTTCTCAGGCCAGTACTACTGCGATTCCTGTCACCAAGGAGACGCAACCATCATCCCCTCCCGCATGGTGCACAACTGGGACCTGACAACACGTGAG GTCTCAAGACAAGCCTTTAAGTTGCTGACTCAAATAGAGCACGAGCCGCTTCTGAACCTTGACGTTTTGAATCCTGACCTGTTTGATCACACTGACATAATGGCTACGGTGCAAACCCTGAGGCAGAAACTTCGTTTCCTTGGAGACTACATCCGCATCTGCCGCAGCGGGATCAGCAAAAAAATCCAACccag ATAG